In Chelonia mydas isolate rCheMyd1 chromosome 18, rCheMyd1.pri.v2, whole genome shotgun sequence, a single genomic region encodes these proteins:
- the TNFRSF4 gene encoding tumor necrosis factor receptor superfamily member 4 isoform X2 has product MAGRGLAKFVFSSFTAVLFFLLLSAMQCSGLICGQFEYPLHKRCCRECAPGEEMKNRCSPTSETECLPCQHGYYNSKHNYYPCKSCTVCDTDRGSMEVKKCDKISDTVCMCMKGYTPYDSRSSEESPSGKECFPCPDGHFSNGNNDRCRPWVNCIAYGKKTLKPGTKTEDAICDDQDKRATTLQTSTLYLSLISHRSNGSTTASTPFTSKDTVSTTPVKKEINWGSLSLILICLTLLMVSGMSILLLTIQTTKKDKTKRPPVNGQLDGKSFRIPIQEEQVDSNSSLIKN; this is encoded by the exons ATGGCTGGACGAGGATTAGCCAAATTTGTCTTCTCTTCTTTTACTGCTGTTCTGTTCTTCCTGTTGCTCTCTGCTATGCAGTGTTCAGGGCTGATATGTGGACAATTTGAATATCCCTTACATAAAAGATGCTGCAGGGAGTGTGCTCCTG GTGAGGAAATGAAAAACCGCTGCTCACCAACATCAGAAACGGAGTGTCTCCCCTGCCAACATGGATACTATAACTCAAAGCATAACTACTATCCGTGCAAAAGCTGCACCGTCTGTGATACAG ATAGGGGAAGCATGGAGGTGAAGAAGTGTGATAAGATATCCGATACAGTTTGCATGTGCATGAAGGGTTACACCCCATACGACAGCAGATCGTCAGAGGAATCCCCGTCAGGAAAAG AATGCTTCCCCTGTCCTGATGGGCATTTTTCCAATGGAAACAATGACAGATGTCGGCCCTGGGTCAA CTGCATCGCTTATGGTAAAAAGACTCTGAAACCTGGGACAAAAACAGAAGATGCTATCTGCGATGACCAGGACAAACGGGCCACCACACTCCAAACATCCACCTTGTACCTCTCTCTCATCAGCCACAGAAGCAATGGATCTACTACAGCATCCACCCCCTTCACATCCAAAGACACCGTTTCCACCACTCCTGTTAAAAAGGAGATTAACTGGG gGTCCTTATCGCTCATTCTGATTTGCTTAACGTTGCTCATGGTATCTGGAATGTCCATCCTCCTCTTGACTATCCAGACGACCAAAAAGGATAAGACAAAGAGGCCTCCTGTGAATGGACAACTCG ATGGAAAGAGCTTTCGAATTCCTATCCAGGAAGAGCAAGTCGACTCCAATTCCAGCCTCATCAAAAACTGA
- the TNFRSF4 gene encoding tumor necrosis factor receptor superfamily member 4 isoform X3 codes for MKNRCSPTSETECLPCQHGYYNSKHNYYPCKSCTVCDTDRGSMEVKKCDKISDTVCMCMKGYTPYDSRSSEESPSGKECFPCPDGHFSNGNNDRCRPWVNCIAYGKKTLKPGTKTEDAICDDQDKRATTLQTSTLYLSLISHRSNGSTTASTPFTSKDTVSTTPVKKEINWGSLSLILICLTLLMVSGMSILLLTIQTTKKDKTKRPPVNGQLATKIFDTYLHHGDQLAEEEDWIDTAC; via the exons ATGAAAAACCGCTGCTCACCAACATCAGAAACGGAGTGTCTCCCCTGCCAACATGGATACTATAACTCAAAGCATAACTACTATCCGTGCAAAAGCTGCACCGTCTGTGATACAG ATAGGGGAAGCATGGAGGTGAAGAAGTGTGATAAGATATCCGATACAGTTTGCATGTGCATGAAGGGTTACACCCCATACGACAGCAGATCGTCAGAGGAATCCCCGTCAGGAAAAG AATGCTTCCCCTGTCCTGATGGGCATTTTTCCAATGGAAACAATGACAGATGTCGGCCCTGGGTCAA CTGCATCGCTTATGGTAAAAAGACTCTGAAACCTGGGACAAAAACAGAAGATGCTATCTGCGATGACCAGGACAAACGGGCCACCACACTCCAAACATCCACCTTGTACCTCTCTCTCATCAGCCACAGAAGCAATGGATCTACTACAGCATCCACCCCCTTCACATCCAAAGACACCGTTTCCACCACTCCTGTTAAAAAGGAGATTAACTGGG gGTCCTTATCGCTCATTCTGATTTGCTTAACGTTGCTCATGGTATCTGGAATGTCCATCCTCCTCTTGACTATCCAGACGACCAAAAAGGATAAGACAAAGAGGCCTCCTGTGAATGGACAACTCG CTACCAAAATATTTGACACATACCTGCACCACGGAGATCAGCTCGCGGAGGAGGAGGATTGGATTGATACAGCATGCTGA
- the TNFRSF4 gene encoding tumor necrosis factor receptor superfamily member 4 isoform X1: MAGRGLAKFVFSSFTAVLFFLLLSAMQCSGLICGQFEYPLHKRCCRECAPGEEMKNRCSPTSETECLPCQHGYYNSKHNYYPCKSCTVCDTDRGSMEVKKCDKISDTVCMCMKGYTPYDSRSSEESPSGKECFPCPDGHFSNGNNDRCRPWVNCIAYGKKTLKPGTKTEDAICDDQDKRATTLQTSTLYLSLISHRSNGSTTASTPFTSKDTVSTTPVKKEINWGSLSLILICLTLLMVSGMSILLLTIQTTKKDKTKRPPVNGQLATKIFDTYLHHGDQLAEEEDWIDTAC, encoded by the exons ATGGCTGGACGAGGATTAGCCAAATTTGTCTTCTCTTCTTTTACTGCTGTTCTGTTCTTCCTGTTGCTCTCTGCTATGCAGTGTTCAGGGCTGATATGTGGACAATTTGAATATCCCTTACATAAAAGATGCTGCAGGGAGTGTGCTCCTG GTGAGGAAATGAAAAACCGCTGCTCACCAACATCAGAAACGGAGTGTCTCCCCTGCCAACATGGATACTATAACTCAAAGCATAACTACTATCCGTGCAAAAGCTGCACCGTCTGTGATACAG ATAGGGGAAGCATGGAGGTGAAGAAGTGTGATAAGATATCCGATACAGTTTGCATGTGCATGAAGGGTTACACCCCATACGACAGCAGATCGTCAGAGGAATCCCCGTCAGGAAAAG AATGCTTCCCCTGTCCTGATGGGCATTTTTCCAATGGAAACAATGACAGATGTCGGCCCTGGGTCAA CTGCATCGCTTATGGTAAAAAGACTCTGAAACCTGGGACAAAAACAGAAGATGCTATCTGCGATGACCAGGACAAACGGGCCACCACACTCCAAACATCCACCTTGTACCTCTCTCTCATCAGCCACAGAAGCAATGGATCTACTACAGCATCCACCCCCTTCACATCCAAAGACACCGTTTCCACCACTCCTGTTAAAAAGGAGATTAACTGGG gGTCCTTATCGCTCATTCTGATTTGCTTAACGTTGCTCATGGTATCTGGAATGTCCATCCTCCTCTTGACTATCCAGACGACCAAAAAGGATAAGACAAAGAGGCCTCCTGTGAATGGACAACTCG CTACCAAAATATTTGACACATACCTGCACCACGGAGATCAGCTCGCGGAGGAGGAGGATTGGATTGATACAGCATGCTGA